CATCAAGCGCGAGATCCTCGGGAATCCCGATCATCTGCCGCACTGGTACCACCTGTTCTACGGCACGTTCCTCGTCCTGTTCTCCGCCTCGATCCTGCTCGCGATCCTCGCCTTCTTCCTGCATTCGAAAGCGCCGGGGCCGACCCTGCTCGACCGCATGCAGGCGGATGCCTACGGCATCTTCCTGGTGCACTACCCGATCGCGCTGTGGATCCAGTACGCGCTGTTCGACTACGAGCTGCCGGCGATCGTGAAGGCCGCGGTCGGCTTCGTGCTCACCGTGATCCTGAGCTGGGGCCTGACGGCCGCCTTGCGCCGGATTCCGGGGGCTTCGCACGTGTTGTGAGGCAAGGTCTCTCCACGTCATTGCGAGGAGCCCTTGCGACGAAGCAATCCAGACTGCCTCAATGGTGAGATTCTGGATTGCTTCGCTTCGCTCGCAATGACGGGACTCGCGGCAGCAGCTCAGGCCGCCTTCCCGCCCATATATTCCGGCAGCCAGCGCTCGAACGAAGCCCGCAGCGTATCGATCGCGATCGGCGCCTCGCCGGCGATCGCAATCGCATCGCCGCCGGTGGTGCCGATGCGGACGCAAGGCACCTCGCAGCCGCGCATCTTGGCGAGCACCCGGCCGGCTTCGGTTTCCGGCACGGTGACGAGATAGCGCGCCTGATCCTCGCCGAACCAATAGGCCTGCGGCACGAGCGCGGTCGGCGCCGCCAGCAGCTTCGCGCCGATGCCGCTTGCGATCGCCATCTCGGCAAGCGCGATCAACAGACCGCCGTCGGAGAGGTCATGCACGGCGGTCGCGGTGCCCGCATGGATCATGCCGCGCACGCAATCGCCGTTGCGCTTCTCGGCGGCGAGATCGACCGGCGGCGGCGCGCCCTCCTCGCGACCGTAGATGTCGCGCAGGTACACCGACTGGCCGAGCCAGCCATGGGTTTCGCCGATCAGGAGGATCGCCTCGCCCTCGGCCTTGAACGCCAGCGAAGCCGATTTGGTGAAATCGTCGAGCAGGCCGACACCGCCGATCGAGGGCGTCGGCAGGATCGCGCGGCCGTTGGTCTCGTTGTAGAGCGAGACGTTGCCGGAGACGACCGGGAAGTCGAGCGTGCGGCAGGCCTCCGAGATGCCTTTCAGGCAGCCGACGAACTGGCCCATGATCTCGGGCCTTTCAGGATTGCCGAAGTTGAGGTTGTCGGTGATGGCGAGGGGCTTACCGCCGACCGCGGTGATGTTGCGCCAGGCTTCGGCGACGGCCTGCTTGCCGCCTTGATAAGGATCGGCCTCGCAATAGCGCGGCGTGACGTCGACGGTCAGCGCCAGACCCTTCGGCCCGTCCTGCACGCGCACCACGGCGGCATCGCCGCCGGGACGCTGCATGGTGTTGCCGAGGATGACATGGTCGTACTGTTCCCAGACCCAGCGCTTGCTGCACATGTCGGGCGTGCCGATCAGCTTCTCCAGCGCGGCACCTAAGCCCATCGGCGCCGGCACATCGCGTGCGTGCACAACCGGCAGCGCGGCGGAGGGGACATGCGGACGGTCATAGACCGGCGCCTCGTCGCCGAGCTCCTTGATCGGCAGGTCGGCCATGACGTCGCCGCCGTGCTTGACCACGAAACGCTTGCTCGGCGTGGTGTAGCCGACCACGGCGAAGTCGAGGCCCCACTTCTGGAAGATCGCCTCGGCTTCCTTTTCCTTCTCGGGCTTGAGCACCATCAGCATGCGCTCCTGGCTCTCCGAGAGCATCATCTCATAGGCACTCATGCCGGTCTCGCGGGTTGGCACCGCGTCGAGATCGAGGTCGACGCCGAGATCGCCCTTGGCGCCCATCTCGACCGCCGAGCAAGTCAGGCCCGCCGCGCCCATGTCCTGAATCGCGATGACGCAGCCTTTCTCCATGATCTCGAGGCAGGCTTCCAGCAGCAGCTTCTCGGCGAAGGGATCGCCGACCTGAACGGTCGGGCGCTTCTCCTCGGACTTGTCATCGAATTCGGCCGAGGCCATCGAGGCGCCGTGGATGCCGTCGCGCCCCGTCTTCGAGCCGAGATAGACGATCGGCATGTTCACGCCGGAGGCGGCCGCATAGAAGATCTTGTCGGTATCGGCGAGGCCGACCGCCATCGCGTTGACGAGGATGTTGCCGTCGTAGCGGGTGTGGAAACGCACCTGGCCGCCGACCGTCGGCACGCCGAAGGAATTGCCGTAGCCGCCGACGCCGGCGACCACGCCGGAGACGAGGTGCCGCGTCTTGGCATGCTCAGGCGCACCGAAGCTCAGCGCATTGAGGCAGGCGATGGGACGCGCGCCCATCGTGAAGACGTCGCGCAAGATGC
This genomic stretch from Bradyrhizobium daqingense harbors:
- the purL gene encoding phosphoribosylformylglycinamidine synthase subunit PurL; its protein translation is MKNEPKITPELVAAHGLKPDEYERILKLIGREPTFTELGIFSAMWNEHCSYKSSRIHLRGLPTKAPWVIQGPGENAGVIDIGDGQAVVFKMESHNHPSYIEPYQGATTGVGGILRDVFTMGARPIACLNALSFGAPEHAKTRHLVSGVVAGVGGYGNSFGVPTVGGQVRFHTRYDGNILVNAMAVGLADTDKIFYAAASGVNMPIVYLGSKTGRDGIHGASMASAEFDDKSEEKRPTVQVGDPFAEKLLLEACLEIMEKGCVIAIQDMGAAGLTCSAVEMGAKGDLGVDLDLDAVPTRETGMSAYEMMLSESQERMLMVLKPEKEKEAEAIFQKWGLDFAVVGYTTPSKRFVVKHGGDVMADLPIKELGDEAPVYDRPHVPSAALPVVHARDVPAPMGLGAALEKLIGTPDMCSKRWVWEQYDHVILGNTMQRPGGDAAVVRVQDGPKGLALTVDVTPRYCEADPYQGGKQAVAEAWRNITAVGGKPLAITDNLNFGNPERPEIMGQFVGCLKGISEACRTLDFPVVSGNVSLYNETNGRAILPTPSIGGVGLLDDFTKSASLAFKAEGEAILLIGETHGWLGQSVYLRDIYGREEGAPPPVDLAAEKRNGDCVRGMIHAGTATAVHDLSDGGLLIALAEMAIASGIGAKLLAAPTALVPQAYWFGEDQARYLVTVPETEAGRVLAKMRGCEVPCVRIGTTGGDAIAIAGEAPIAIDTLRASFERWLPEYMGGKAA